The sequence aggagatcttcctgacccagggatccaacccatatctcctacattggcagacagattcttcaccactgagccagctgggtaGCCCATCTGCACCTAGGGGCAGCCTATATCTTTTTCTCACATGGCCCCTTCTATCTTCAAGTTTGCAAAATACATTGATTTCTCACCCGCTTCCCTAGACTTCCATGCCCCTTGGTTTAAATCTCTCTGTCTTCCTTACTGCTTTTAAAAAGACTCATCTGATTGGGTCAGACTCACCTGAATAATCTCTGTATCTTAAGGTCATTCAACTTAGAAACATAACTGTGTCTGCACACTCTCTTCCCAGTAGTACCTAAATTAATGCTTGATCGAGTGACCAGGGAGCAGAAGTTTTGGGACCATCTTTAGAGTTCTGCCTATCACAGCAGTCcatgatgaaattttaaaaccagCATCACTTTTAATTATccagttgcttaaaaaaaaacaaaacagaacatttaTTGCCTAACTAATTGTGGAAATCCTTAAGATGAACTGAACGCTGCAACAGCCTCTCTCTTGGGTTTAGGTGTTGTTCCTTCACGGAATCCATGCCTGAATCTGCGGTATACAATTTTTAGGTGCCTCATTCAACCAGTCTCTGTGGTATTTCATCCTTTAGCTTTAGCTTTAGCACTCCACTTATACTTTCTCTTTTGCTTGGCAGGGTAGCCACACTTGCCACAGGTCAACTTCAGAAGGTGGTAGGCTTTAGAGCCACAGTGACGGCACAGCGTGTGCGTCTTATTCTCACGCTTTCCAAGCAATGACGTTCCATTTGTcatcttgcttctgctgctgagaCCAAAGAGCTATCCAGTTGCTTTTAAAGCCAgagatttcaaaaatattttcctgcTAAAGAATTGTGGCTTCAAGAATTATCCCTTGCCACTTGTGTTCTATGCATTTATAAAACTCCCTGCATTTGAAAACATCTAAGTGCTTCTACACTGAGTTTTGACACCCATCCAACATGATCAAGTTCTCTAGCTGGCAACGATAAGACTGGAATACTTAGACACAGGTTAAAGTGATTTAACCAAGTTGATTTTTGTCATTTCCTAGGGCCTcatacagagaaggcaacggcaacccactccagtacccttgcctggagaatcccatggtcggaggagcctggtaggctgcagtccatggggttgctaagagtcggacacaactgagtgacttccctttcacttttaactttcatgcattggagaaggaaatggcaacccactccagtgtttttgcctggggaatcccagggacggcggagcctggtgggctgccatctatggggtcgcacagagtcggacacgactgaggcaacttagcagcagggccTCATAGCTGGTTGCAGAACTGAGAATTAATAGTTTAATTTTGGTAACTAGAATAATGGATCTTAGGGATGAAAAGTCCCAAGAACTTTATAGTCAAACCGAAGATCAGAGAAATTGATTCAGAGAGTTGGTTTTTCAGAGATGAGCCCAGAGCTATGTCCCTAGGTTCCTGGGCAGAGCTCTGTTAACTGTCTCGCAGTGGATAGTTAGCCCTTGATTCTCGAGGGGTATCTTCTCCTGAAAGGGGACTTTGAGGTTTGTTGATTTTAAGTCACTGTATAAATCTctgacgggcttcccaggtggcactagtggtaaagaacccacctgccaatgcaagagacataaaagattcaggtttgatccctgggtggggaagatccctggaggagggcatggcaactcacttcagtattctccagtatagggttgcagagaatcagacatgactgaagcgacttaacacgcaTCAATCTCTGGAACTCTAGaaagtatttattgaaataatgcattatttcaataaatttgcattgcatgcatgtgtgctcagttgtgtctgactctttgcaacttcatggactgtggccctccaggcttctctgtccatgggattctccaggcaagaatactggagtgggttgctattcccttctccaggggatcttcccgacccagggactgaacccaggtctcctgcattgcaggcagattctttattgtctgagccactggggaagccctaaattTGCATTAGTATATTAGTATATAGTATTAGTTCCAAATCAAAACTTTTCAACTAACTAAATCCATTCCAGGAAAGGTTATCTTCAATCGGCTTGAAACTAATTGAAGGAGGGAAGGAGCCAGTGAAATTGACCTGCTTCTATTCAGATGCTAGGGTCTTAGGAGTTCTTGAGTCTGTGCTTGAAATCTTTTTGGACTTGGGGACTCTGCATTTCTTCCAACAGAGAATGAAAGAATTGTGTACCTGACTTTCATGCAACTCTCATAAGGCATCTCATATTTTTCAAGATGAATTGCAGATGAACTGATGGCAGAGTCACACAGCTTCCAAGTCAAGACTAGAACCTGGTCACCCTATGGCTTTACACCAAAAGCAAAGCAGCCCAGACTCTCCTGAAGCTATGTTTTATTTGGCCCACAGAATGGTGGTGCTTTTTTACTTGAATTCATTTTCAACATTGAAAACTGGAAATTTTCATGTGAAAAATCcagatggcctttttttttttttttagaagttggAGCTCAAGGAACAGTGAGCCCACTTTCTGCAAGGCCCAGGCACTTACTCCAATCCCCCAGGTTCAGTTTAGTCCATTTGCCTTCTCGGTTCTATAGGAACCAAAGTCATGACACCTATTTCACCCAAGCTGCCATTTTGAGACACCTTGTCAGACTGTTCAAACAATTTCTTATCTGGGTTACACATATCAAATATGTCTGGCACTTGTTTCCTAGCAGTTGAAAATAATGAGCCAGATTTTCAAATAGGTGAGCTACTTCCTGGCATTAATTCTGGCCATTTAAAAGAGTGTTTTCTCTGTAAGCCCTTAGTTACCATGTGGGATGCTCAGCATACACATAATTTCAAAAATTACTCTTTTCTTAATGGGTTTGCTTAGTCATCAGGAAATTTTGACTTCTAAAGTAAATGAAACATTTGGTATTTGTGAAGTCAAAGAATTTATTTAGGATAGCCACCTTGTCATCTGAAGAACTTaggttatggactgaattgtggcTCCACCCTCCtaccccccaaattcatatattgaagtcctaacctccaatatctcagaatgtgactatatttggcaATAGGGcctttaaatatatacttaagTTAAAATGAGACCGTTAAAGTGAGCCCCAATCCAACCTGACtcctgtccttataagaagaattTAGACATGCAAAGAAGCACTAAGGGATAACACAGAGCAAAGACCAGACGAGGACACAATGGAAAGGTGGCCTCCTGCAAGCTAAGGAGAGAGTCCTCAGGAGAAAACAAACGTGCTGACATCTTATTCTTAAACCTCTAGCACCCAGAACTGAGATTTTCTGTTCAttcatttctgttgcttaagACAAGTATTTCGTTACAGCAACCCTAGCTAACTAATAGAGCTTCCTAAGTCATATTTCTTGAGAGGAACCTCTGTTTCACCTTATGAAATGTATGCTATACATTGTTGATTGATAATTCCTCTTGAGTTTATGCAGCTAGAAGCCCAAGTTGACTGATGGCTGTGATGCCTTAGCTGCACATAAGAATCATCTCTGGATCCTTCAAAACTAACTATGGGATCATCGCCCCAAATTCTGACTTGTTGGTTTGGGGTTGGTCCTGGCCCTCTGGTTTTATAAGCCTCCCAAGCGGTTTGCAGGTACAGACTAAAGTGAGAATTAACTGATTTAGAGGGAATGATCCCCCCTCCTAAAGAAGGGCCTGGGTTTCTGCAGTTCTCCCCTGGGAGTCCACAGCTGACCATGCCATCCAAAGGTAGGCAGGATAGATTTACTGCCTGTATAACAAGACCTCTTAGGGCTTTGAGTGAAAATGAGCCTCTGCCCACAGGCCTTATattagtgttgttgttgttcagtcgctcagtcatgcccgactctttgagaccccatcgaGTGCAGCACGCCGTGCTGCTCTGACCTTCatcgtctcctggagcttgcttaaattcatgtccattgagttggtgatgccatccatccatctcatcctctgcttcccccttttgccttcagtcttttccatgatcagggtctttttcacaTCAGAACCCCCAAATCTGCAAGTGGCCACAGCTCTGCCTATGAGGCACTTAATTCATGTGTGTGGCCTGGCTAGGGTACAggttttggtggtggtgtttttttttttaatctcttatctCCCTGCCACTGATACCCTGTGTTTAATTTCTTGTCCCACCTTCCATTCCAGTGGAGGGTGGGGCATTCTGGAAGGTGTTCCAGGAAGTTGTGGCTTTCCCTCTGCACCCTGGGCGTAGAGCTTGGAATCGAACAGAAGGAACAGCCATTGCAGGAAGCATGTTCCCAAGGCCCAGGCCCATGTGGTTTTCCCTCCAGCAATGTTGAGATTGACTCCTTTCCTGGCATGCTGGACTGTTCTGTGGATTTCGCTGCTTTTTGCCACATCTCTTACAATTAGAATGCTGTTTTCTGACGTTCATGGCTATCTAAGCTTGCTGATTTTATTAACTTACTTCCTAGCAATTCTCAGCAGTCTCTCACGAGCTGGGTAGAATGAAAACATTGCCCCGTTCTGTTATTTTCCAAGAGCTGCATGCTCTGTTTGTATGCGGAGAACAGTGGTGTTTTTGAGAGTAAAATACAAGTTAGTGCAACTAGGACTGTGTTTGCCCCTTCCTTTGAAACCTCTCCTGCAATTTGCCGGTGTGTGTCTAATCTCTCTCTCTGCCATCAGGTGTGACATCCTGACCCCATGTCATAACTTCATTCCCTGATAAGTGCTGTCTCGGTAAATTCAACTGTCTCATTGCAGACTGGTCTGACCTGATGAACCACAGAAAACTTTAAGCACATTACGAAGTGCCCAGTGAACACTTTTATCACAAAAGCAGAGAACTGGGTCACTTTCAGGACCCCACatttcccaagtgactcagtggtaaagaatccacctgccaatgcaggagatgcaggaggacatccctgggttgggaggatcccctggagaaggaaatggcaacctgctccagtattcttgcctgagaaatcccatggacagaggagcctggtgggctacagtccatggggtctctaagagttggacacaactgagtgactgaacacacacacacacacacacacacacacacacacacatatacacggaATGTGGTTTTAGAGCTGTAAACTCACTGAATCCTTACCTCACAAAGTAGGGActgtcatgaagagtcagacacaactgagcacaggacCCCATAGATTACTGGAAAAATTTTATAAGGAACTTGAGCCTCAAGTTTTGATTGATTCAAGGTGGTATCATCAAAATccccaaaaaggaaataaagaacagTTTGCTGAATTGTAGGTCTAGAGTTTAAGAAAAGTCCAGTGAAACTCAGTATCTGTTAAAGCTGGAGAAAGTTTTGGCCTCATTCAGTGCAGGTGGTATTTGTAATTACAATCTTAACCTGATCACCTTAACCTGATTCAAGTGATGATACATTATTACGGCTTTCCTGAGTTAAAGTATTGAAAAGGTATAACCCAgaatgggacttgaacccactgtCTTTTAACTGAGATCGCAGACCTGGTCTCAGGGCTTAataaagctcaggttcttgatgtctcatcgaagaaagaattcagtgagagacaaagagaTCAATAAAAAGTGGATTAATTTAGAAACACTCCAGACAAAGTGTGGGTCATCTTAGAAGGTAAGAGTGGCACCAGGGTAtggggttgtcagtttttataggagtgggtaatttcacaggctaatgagtgggaggagtattCCAGCTCTTTGggagaaggggtggagatttccaggaattgggccacttcTCACTTTTTCACCTTTACTGttggccttggaactgtcatggagcctggggtgtgtcatttagctttgCTGGTGTGTTACAGTGAGCTCgtactgaggctcaaggtctagtggaagtcaaCTCGTCTGCCATCTTGGCCCTAGCTGATTCTAGCCAGTTGATGTTGTTTTCCTCAggccatgtcattcttttttgttCGTTCGGCTGTGATGAGCCTTCACTGacgcacacaggctttctctggttgtggtgagcagggtctactctctagttgcggggtgaaggctgcaggcttctcattgcagtgacttctcttatgtcagagcgtgggctctagagcactcgggcttcagtagttgcaggtcttgggccctagagcacaggctcagtaattgtaggctt comes from Bubalus kerabau isolate K-KA32 ecotype Philippines breed swamp buffalo chromosome 7, PCC_UOA_SB_1v2, whole genome shotgun sequence and encodes:
- the LOC129658002 gene encoding LOW QUALITY PROTEIN: 60S ribosomal protein L37-like (The sequence of the model RefSeq protein was modified relative to this genomic sequence to represent the inferred CDS: substituted 2 bases at 2 genomic stop codons): MTNGTSLLGKRENKTHTLCRHCGSKAYHLLKLTCGKCGYPAKQKRKYKWSAKAKAKGXNTTETGXMRHLKIVYRRFRHGFREGTTPKPKREAVAAFSSS